In one window of Desulfonatronum thioautotrophicum DNA:
- a CDS encoding methyl-accepting chemotaxis protein → MTHSLKTKIILPLPLLALLMGIFFVMVYSFVNVNLTRHRVAQGHMEQIKTGIHGVFRSVQNGILTRDERYAVQTATASLNVFREMAELETAYPELIAQVRSTYHSFFVRMVSVTSLFLENRLEAAQTRLNELEHGLAEMSALLESFQEELHATQARETRRINILMIIAFLVIAACMIAAFIIARGIAGPIQVIARNAQRIASRNSALAETAAAMAEGDLRMRPPSLSHEEASRQVKQHAEYAQRRDEVGTLWNAFEELGRQQEALSASFDRMNQNMSAVIAQISDTSHQVGDGSAQIASASQSLSQGATESAASLEQISASMTQIGSQAKQNADNAHHANQLAAEVRGAVEKGGARMDEMVAAMGEINASSQQIAKIIKTIDEIAFQTNLLALNAAVEAARAGRHGKGFAVVAEEVRSLAARSARAAKETAELIESSNAKVAGGTRIAGQTSEALAEIVAGITKAADLVAEIAAASNEQARGVAEVGQGLEQIDSVTQQNTAHAEETAAAAEQLSAQARELQDMLARFRLKEDGGQPAGHTPVPAKPAAQLPARKEWGGVPEKADRRDIVDPSREIPLDDKEFGKY, encoded by the coding sequence ATGACCCACTCACTCAAAACAAAAATCATCCTGCCGCTCCCGTTACTGGCGCTCCTGATGGGCATTTTTTTCGTCATGGTCTACTCCTTCGTAAACGTGAATCTGACCCGGCACCGGGTTGCCCAGGGGCACATGGAACAGATCAAAACCGGTATCCATGGGGTCTTTCGCTCCGTGCAAAACGGGATTCTCACCCGGGACGAGCGCTACGCCGTCCAGACCGCCACGGCATCTTTGAACGTGTTTAGGGAAATGGCTGAACTGGAGACTGCGTATCCGGAATTGATCGCACAGGTCCGGTCCACATACCATTCATTTTTCGTTCGCATGGTTTCCGTCACATCGCTGTTTCTGGAAAATCGGTTGGAAGCGGCCCAGACCCGGCTGAACGAGCTGGAGCATGGCCTTGCCGAAATGTCCGCCCTCCTGGAAAGCTTTCAGGAAGAACTCCACGCGACGCAGGCCAGGGAAACGCGACGTATCAATATTTTGATGATCATTGCCTTCCTGGTCATCGCCGCCTGCATGATCGCGGCGTTCATCATCGCTCGGGGCATTGCCGGACCGATCCAGGTCATTGCCCGGAATGCGCAGCGCATCGCCTCCCGGAACAGCGCCTTGGCTGAAACGGCCGCGGCCATGGCAGAAGGAGACCTGCGCATGCGTCCGCCTTCTTTGTCTCACGAAGAGGCCTCGAGACAGGTCAAGCAACATGCCGAATACGCCCAACGACGGGACGAGGTTGGAACCCTCTGGAACGCCTTCGAGGAATTGGGGCGCCAACAGGAGGCCCTTTCCGCATCCTTTGACAGAATGAACCAGAACATGAGCGCAGTAATCGCGCAAATCAGCGATACCTCGCATCAGGTCGGTGACGGCTCGGCCCAGATCGCCTCCGCCAGCCAGTCCCTGTCCCAGGGGGCCACCGAGTCCGCGGCCAGCCTGGAGCAGATCAGCGCCTCCATGACCCAGATCGGGAGTCAGGCCAAGCAGAACGCGGACAACGCCCACCACGCCAACCAGCTTGCGGCCGAGGTCCGGGGGGCGGTGGAAAAGGGCGGCGCGCGGATGGACGAGATGGTCGCGGCCATGGGCGAGATAAACGCTTCCAGCCAGCAGATCGCCAAGATCATCAAGACCATCGACGAAATCGCCTTTCAGACCAACCTCCTGGCCCTGAACGCGGCCGTGGAGGCGGCAAGGGCCGGGCGGCACGGCAAGGGCTTCGCCGTGGTGGCCGAGGAGGTCCGCTCCCTGGCGGCCCGCAGCGCCAGGGCGGCCAAGGAGACCGCGGAGCTGATCGAGTCCTCCAACGCGAAGGTCGCCGGCGGCACCCGGATCGCCGGGCAGACCTCCGAGGCCCTTGCGGAGATCGTGGCGGGCATCACCAAGGCCGCGGACCTGGTGGCCGAGATCGCCGCGGCCAGCAACGAGCAGGCCCGCGGCGTGGCCGAGGTCGGCCAGGGCCTGGAGCAGATCGACAGTGTGACCCAGCAGAATACGGCCCACGCCGAGGAAACGGCCGCTGCCGCGGAGCAACTTTCAGCCCAGGCCAGGGAACTGCAAGATATGCTGGCCCGCTTCCGGCTCAAGGAGGACGGCGGACAGCCGGCCGGGCACACCCCGGTCCCGGCCAAACCCGCGGCTCAGCTCCCGGCCAGGAAAGAATGGGGCGGCGTCCCGGAGAAAGCGGACCGTCGCGACATCGTGGACCCCAGCCGGGAAATCCCCCTGGATGACAAGGAATTCGGGAAGTACTGA
- a CDS encoding chemotaxis protein CheW, which yields MNIPHPDNRFHAPAWERSESPGVSGCTILGDGKVSLILDVAGLVAERGT from the coding sequence ATGAACATACCCCACCCTGATAATCGTTTCCACGCTCCAGCGTGGGAACGATCGGAATCTCCGGGCGTTTCCGGCTGCACCATCCTCGGGGACGGCAAGGTCAGCCTGATCCTGGACGTGGCCGGGCTGGTGGCGGAGCGGGGGACATGA
- a CDS encoding chemotaxis protein CheD, with translation MYDTIQASDYFVRPGYVCVPVEPTRLAVVAASGVAVTLYDAGRRRGGMSHYIRPVREAGLSTPMFAAPAIVTLAEMLFAAGSTAGDLEAHLYGGAENSEAQGYLPGLGRHNVQVGEELLDRLGIALAGRDVGGTRARKVVFHSATGECVVARVERVRETDWYPDCIAL, from the coding sequence ATGTACGACACCATCCAGGCCAGTGACTATTTTGTCCGCCCAGGCTACGTCTGTGTGCCGGTCGAACCGACGCGGCTGGCTGTCGTGGCGGCATCCGGGGTGGCCGTGACCCTGTACGACGCCGGACGTCGCCGTGGCGGCATGAGCCATTACATCCGCCCGGTACGTGAGGCCGGCCTGTCCACGCCGATGTTCGCGGCACCGGCCATCGTGACCCTGGCTGAGATGCTCTTCGCGGCCGGCTCCACCGCCGGGGATCTGGAAGCGCATCTCTACGGCGGAGCTGAAAACTCCGAGGCGCAAGGGTATCTGCCGGGGCTGGGGCGACACAACGTGCAGGTGGGCGAGGAACTCCTGGACAGGCTGGGGATCGCCCTGGCCGGCCGGGACGTGGGCGGGACACGGGCACGCAAGGTGGTCTTCCATTCGGCCACCGGGGAGTGCGTGGTGGCCCGCGTGGAGCGGGTTCGGGAAACCGACTGGTATCCGGACTGCATCGCCCTTTAA
- a CDS encoding response regulator, with product MKSMNDFRKMDFLCQIALLTEARAGGDPGVIPGLVELFTQPVDDPVIDSMVRTTLREVLLRNPPAILDFLNHETTKLRRFCALLAGEAKLVEAVAPLMQFAREWQNDPDAQHDALTALARLGDPAALPLFREHLDHHDDYIACVCISQIGAHGDAASQARLEGFIDANEAPDQVEQCSVLAWSAIEALQELNTQEALAFLASKIHHQNPTARRLVQKGLVAAGERAVPLLAAILEQSEDTDEKILASNALGLTGGRQAANVLINALERQVLRSPNERFSGYEALGRIAGMKSVVFLQDAMWKETDPLLLLAIVKGLEALFQPTLADGLAQEMSARLKQSPDSLGRALRAIIAAQAGALFATFFSKPELGPRVLEELEATANRATLETLSQALESRGFAGEARTLRTLGATNEAGSTDADLPRMLAVDDSEAMRAFYVQFGMETGWRVHTAENGQAALDALEAGGTFDILVTDMNMPVMDGTEMTRKMRARPEWADMPIVMASTESSKAQARIAKNVGVNSFIVKPFTSAQLREKISRYLSGPVKGSSCGVSGSPGERTKK from the coding sequence ATGAAAAGCATGAACGACTTCCGAAAGATGGATTTCCTGTGCCAGATCGCCCTGCTCACAGAGGCGCGGGCCGGCGGAGATCCGGGCGTTATTCCGGGCCTGGTCGAACTGTTCACCCAACCTGTTGACGATCCGGTCATAGACAGCATGGTCCGCACGACGCTGCGCGAAGTGTTGCTCCGCAACCCCCCGGCCATTCTGGATTTCCTGAACCATGAAACCACGAAACTGCGCAGGTTTTGCGCCCTTCTGGCCGGAGAGGCGAAGCTGGTCGAAGCCGTGGCCCCCCTCATGCAATTCGCTCGGGAATGGCAAAACGACCCGGACGCCCAACATGACGCGCTCACGGCCCTGGCCCGCCTGGGCGATCCGGCAGCCCTGCCCTTGTTCCGTGAACACCTGGATCATCACGACGACTACATTGCCTGCGTCTGCATTTCCCAGATCGGTGCGCACGGGGATGCAGCGTCCCAGGCCCGCCTGGAAGGCTTCATCGATGCCAACGAGGCCCCGGACCAGGTTGAACAGTGTTCCGTGCTTGCCTGGTCGGCCATCGAGGCCCTGCAGGAGCTGAATACCCAGGAGGCCCTGGCCTTTCTGGCCTCCAAGATTCATCACCAAAATCCCACAGCCAGACGTCTGGTCCAAAAAGGCCTTGTGGCCGCCGGCGAGCGAGCCGTTCCGCTCCTGGCCGCCATCCTGGAGCAGTCCGAGGATACGGATGAAAAAATCCTTGCCTCCAACGCCCTGGGGTTGACGGGTGGCAGACAGGCCGCCAACGTGCTGATCAATGCGCTGGAGCGCCAAGTTTTGCGGTCCCCCAACGAACGTTTCTCCGGATATGAGGCCCTGGGCAGGATTGCAGGCATGAAAAGCGTGGTTTTTCTTCAGGATGCCATGTGGAAGGAGACCGACCCCCTGCTTCTGCTGGCCATTGTCAAGGGCCTGGAGGCCCTTTTCCAGCCAACCCTGGCCGATGGGCTGGCGCAGGAGATGTCGGCCCGCCTGAAACAATCCCCTGATTCCCTCGGAAGGGCGTTGCGGGCCATCATCGCGGCTCAGGCCGGGGCCCTCTTTGCGACCTTTTTCAGCAAGCCCGAACTCGGGCCGCGCGTTCTCGAAGAGCTGGAGGCCACTGCAAATCGCGCTACACTGGAAACCCTGTCCCAGGCTCTGGAGTCGCGGGGTTTTGCCGGTGAAGCCCGCACGCTGCGCACCCTTGGTGCAACCAACGAAGCAGGCAGCACGGATGCGGACCTTCCGCGCATGCTTGCCGTGGACGACTCCGAAGCCATGCGTGCCTTTTATGTGCAGTTCGGCATGGAGACCGGCTGGCGCGTGCACACCGCTGAAAACGGCCAGGCAGCCCTGGACGCGCTCGAAGCGGGCGGGACGTTTGATATTCTGGTGACGGACATGAACATGCCGGTCATGGACGGCACCGAGATGACCAGAAAAATGCGGGCCAGACCGGAATGGGCGGATATGCCCATCGTCATGGCCAGCACGGAATCTTCCAAGGCTCAGGCCAGGATCGCGAAAAACGTCGGGGTCAACAGCTTTATCGTCAAGCCGTTCACCTCGGCCCAGTTGCGGGAGAAAATTTCAAGGTATTTGTCTGGCCCGGTCAAGGGATCGAGCTGCGGGGTTTCCGGATCACCAGGCGAAAGAACGAAAAAATGA
- a CDS encoding chemotaxis protein CheW, whose product MSQTDLMEDDLYDEDEDTLSSRYLTFRLGDEDFGIEIRYVTEIVGVQKITEVPDMPDFVKGVINLRGQVIPVMDVRLRFNMAPRDYDERTCVIVVDINGSVVGLIVDTVQEVREILPDNVSPPPKLGRSEKARYILGMGKVGDEVKILLDVGRLLREDEIAALRDNEP is encoded by the coding sequence ATGAGTCAGACTGATTTGATGGAAGACGATCTCTACGACGAGGACGAGGACACGTTGTCCAGCCGCTACCTGACCTTCCGCCTGGGAGACGAGGATTTTGGAATCGAAATCCGCTATGTCACCGAAATAGTGGGGGTTCAAAAAATCACCGAGGTCCCGGACATGCCCGACTTCGTGAAGGGCGTGATCAATCTGCGCGGACAGGTCATCCCGGTGATGGATGTCCGGTTGCGGTTCAATATGGCCCCCCGGGACTACGACGAGCGGACTTGCGTGATCGTCGTGGACATTAACGGCAGCGTGGTCGGCCTGATCGTGGACACGGTTCAGGAGGTCCGCGAAATCCTTCCGGATAATGTTTCTCCACCACCCAAACTGGGCCGTTCGGAAAAAGCCCGGTACATTCTGGGTATGGGCAAGGTGGGCGATGAGGTGAAAATCCTTCTGGACGTGGGCCGGTTGTTGCGCGAAGATGAGATCGCGGCCTTGCGGGATAATGAACCGTGA
- a CDS encoding methyl-accepting chemotaxis protein, with amino-acid sequence MLSHIDYRIKLTLAIFVPVLFFAIQSWQSVSGNLRERAILQEMDANIRFLNATSAFVRELQVERGLSGLALSGGADRGAVLGQRAQTDTAGEGLLRQAGLARIASDPVQASDSLLADLRNARQGVDANHEPSTVLATYTRIIRDALRLTGETADARTSRGLGKRMSSLILLEEGRENAGLLRANLSRSVAAPDALNQELLLLLARLLTGVEANLSSPALALGAEAGKALEEVQQSQTWQEISAMTGALIGGERSFALSGRQTFDLVTRHVDAIGRVIALEQESISKRAAFFVEESNRAMLTTMILLGLAIAASSLLGLFVLRGFSSSLRRIREICGHMAAGDLTRTMAVQGRDDIAKTAQELNRMVASLQEKQHLAERIAEGDFTSEVNVLSDRDALGMALREMVQRMNVSLARAHEAAQQVGTGSTQIAAASQSLSQGATESAASLEQISASMTQIGSQAKQNADNAHHANQLAAEARGAVEKGGARMDEMVAAMSEINASSQQIAKIIKTIDEIAFQTNLLALNAAVEAARAGRHGKGFAVVAEEVRSLAARSARAAKETADLIESSNEKVAGGTRIAGQTSEALAEIVEGITKAADLVAEIAAASNEQARGVAEVGQGLEQIDSVTQQNTAHAEETASAAEQLSAQARELQDMLARFRLLDQGCEPGGEITARPVVPLPVRREWGGVPDTGARRRDVVDPSREIPLDDKEFGKY; translated from the coding sequence ATGTTGTCGCACATTGATTACAGGATCAAGCTCACTCTGGCCATTTTTGTGCCGGTGCTTTTTTTCGCGATCCAGTCCTGGCAGTCGGTGTCCGGGAATCTGCGGGAGCGGGCCATTTTACAGGAAATGGACGCGAACATCAGGTTCTTGAACGCGACATCGGCGTTTGTCCGCGAACTCCAGGTCGAGCGCGGACTGTCCGGCCTGGCCCTCTCCGGGGGGGCGGACCGCGGTGCCGTATTGGGCCAGCGCGCCCAGACCGACACGGCCGGGGAGGGCCTCCTGCGGCAGGCCGGCCTGGCCCGGATCGCCTCCGATCCGGTGCAGGCTTCCGACTCCCTGCTCGCGGACCTGCGCAATGCCCGGCAAGGCGTAGACGCCAACCACGAGCCGTCTACTGTGCTTGCCACCTACACGAGAATCATCCGCGACGCCCTGCGCCTGACCGGGGAGACCGCGGACGCCAGAACATCCCGCGGCCTGGGCAAGCGGATGAGCAGCCTGATCCTGTTGGAGGAAGGCCGGGAAAACGCCGGGCTGCTTCGGGCCAACCTCAGTCGCAGCGTGGCCGCGCCGGATGCCCTGAACCAGGAGCTGCTCCTGCTTCTGGCCCGCCTGCTGACCGGGGTGGAGGCCAACCTGAGCAGCCCGGCCCTGGCGCTGGGCGCGGAGGCCGGCAAAGCGCTGGAGGAGGTCCAGCAGAGCCAAACCTGGCAGGAAATCAGCGCAATGACCGGGGCCCTGATCGGCGGGGAACGCTCGTTTGCCCTGTCCGGGCGCCAAACCTTCGACCTGGTGACCCGACACGTGGACGCCATCGGCCGGGTCATTGCCCTGGAACAGGAATCCATTTCCAAACGGGCCGCTTTCTTCGTTGAAGAGAGCAACCGGGCCATGCTGACGACAATGATCCTGCTCGGTCTGGCCATAGCGGCCTCATCGCTGCTCGGCCTGTTCGTGTTGCGTGGTTTCAGCTCTTCCCTGCGGCGGATTCGCGAGATCTGTGGTCACATGGCCGCGGGAGACCTGACACGGACCATGGCGGTCCAGGGCCGGGACGACATCGCCAAGACAGCCCAGGAACTGAACCGGATGGTCGCCAGTCTGCAGGAAAAACAGCACCTGGCCGAGCGGATCGCGGAGGGTGATTTCACCAGCGAGGTGAACGTGCTCTCGGACCGCGACGCCCTGGGCATGGCCTTGCGGGAGATGGTCCAGCGCATGAACGTCTCCCTTGCCAGGGCCCATGAAGCGGCCCAGCAGGTCGGGACCGGCTCCACGCAGATCGCCGCCGCCAGCCAGTCCCTGTCCCAGGGGGCCACGGAGTCCGCTGCCAGCCTGGAACAGATCAGCGCCTCCATGACCCAGATCGGGAGTCAGGCCAAGCAGAACGCGGACAACGCCCACCACGCCAACCAGCTCGCGGCCGAGGCCCGGGGCGCGGTGGAAAAGGGTGGCGCGCGGATGGACGAGATGGTCGCGGCCATGAGTGAAATCAACGCCTCCAGCCAGCAGATCGCCAAGATCATCAAGACCATCGACGAGATCGCCTTCCAGACCAACCTCCTGGCCCTGAACGCGGCCGTGGAGGCGGCCCGGGCCGGGCGGCACGGCAAGGGCTTCGCCGTGGTGGCCGAGGAGGTCCGCTCCCTGGCGGCCCGCAGTGCCAGGGCAGCCAAGGAGACCGCGGACCTGATCGAGTCCTCCAACGAGAAGGTCGCCGGCGGCACCCGGATCGCCGGACAGACCTCCGAGGCCCTTGCGGAGATCGTGGAGGGCATCACCAAGGCGGCGGACCTGGTGGCCGAGATCGCCGCGGCCAGCAACGAACAGGCCCGCGGCGTGGCCGAGGTCGGTCAGGGCCTGGAGCAGATCGACAGCGTGACCCAGCAGAACACGGCCCATGCCGAGGAAACAGCCTCGGCGGCGGAACAGCTCTCGGCCCAGGCCAGAGAGCTGCAGGACATGCTGGCCCGCTTCCGGCTTCTGGACCAGGGCTGCGAACCTGGCGGCGAAATCACGGCCCGGCCCGTCGTGCCGCTTCCGGTCCGCCGGGAGTGGGGCGGGGTCCCGGACACAGGCGCCCGCCGCAGGGACGTGGTGGACCCCAGCCGGGAAATTCCCCTGGATGACAAGGAATTCGGGAAGTATTGA
- a CDS encoding response regulator has protein sequence MSKTMCILVVDDFATMRKIIKNILNQLEYKNIVDAEDGTAALDILNKRPVDFIISDWNMPKMTGIDFLRAVRGDKKFAHLPFIMVTAEGLQENIIEAVQAGVSQYVVKPFSPATLEEKINKCLGAG, from the coding sequence ATGAGCAAAACCATGTGCATTCTTGTCGTTGATGATTTCGCCACCATGCGCAAGATTATCAAGAACATACTCAATCAGTTGGAATACAAGAATATCGTTGATGCCGAGGACGGAACGGCGGCGCTTGACATTCTGAACAAACGCCCCGTGGATTTCATCATCTCCGACTGGAACATGCCGAAAATGACCGGGATCGATTTCCTGCGGGCCGTGCGCGGCGACAAAAAGTTCGCCCATCTGCCGTTCATCATGGTCACCGCGGAAGGTCTCCAGGAAAACATCATTGAGGCGGTCCAGGCCGGAGTGTCCCAATACGTCGTCAAACCCTTCAGTCCGGCCACCCTGGAGGAAAAGATCAACAAGTGCCTGGGGGCGGGCTGA
- a CDS encoding chemotaxis protein CheX has protein sequence MSVEIAKAFMTATIEVLSTMAMITPKAGKPFVKKDNAASGDVTGLIGLTGDKTGTVSVTFTQKCALSVVKSMLGDDIQDVIQDTKDMVGEITNMISGKARQILAGDGLTMQAATPSVIMGKNHTVHHVSSEPIMAIPFTTDHGEFSVEFCFE, from the coding sequence ATGAGCGTTGAAATCGCCAAGGCATTCATGACAGCCACGATAGAAGTCCTGTCCACCATGGCCATGATCACCCCGAAGGCGGGGAAGCCTTTTGTCAAGAAGGACAATGCGGCCAGCGGCGACGTGACCGGCCTGATCGGCCTGACCGGGGACAAGACCGGCACGGTCTCGGTCACGTTTACCCAGAAGTGCGCCCTGTCCGTAGTCAAGAGCATGCTCGGCGACGATATCCAGGACGTGATCCAGGACACCAAGGACATGGTCGGCGAGATCACGAACATGATCTCGGGCAAGGCCCGGCAGATTCTGGCCGGTGACGGATTGACAATGCAGGCGGCCACGCCGTCGGTGATCATGGGCAAGAATCACACGGTGCACCACGTCAGTTCCGAGCCGATCATGGCCATTCCGTTCACTACGGACCACGGCGAGTTTTCGGTGGAGTTCTGTTTTGAATGA
- a CDS encoding ATP-binding protein, with the protein MRFINRERELAGLEKEYAGSRFSFVIIYGRRRLGKTRLIQEFVQDKNALYFLADTQADLLNRRRLQHLAAEQLGDELLAGIEFPDWDAMLRYIVQQFEARGRKFVLAIDEFQYLVQTNPATPSFWQRFIDEHLGRTNCMLIFCGSIVSLMHKHTLSYSSPLYGRRTAQIKLNALDFRSFQAFFPDAPRTTQVELYALLSGVPKYLELFECRQSVLAGIRENFLDPSSFFYQEPRFLLNEEFSATATYFSILRTMAAGEHKLGKIAARIGLPGNSVTSFMNKLRDLEIVQREVPVFEQNPEKSKKGLYFFKDHFLNFWFTFIFPNMSYLEMGNTDYVMHRIERSFPEYCSLVYEKVCREQLAATPPFPMSAIGRHWDGRMEIDIVVLGEHDVLLAGCKWSNSMVGVNVFRDLRTKADMLDSGLLAGRTIRYALFSKSGFTNDMIQTAEKQDIALFT; encoded by the coding sequence ATGCGTTTCATCAACCGTGAGCGGGAATTGGCCGGCCTGGAGAAGGAGTACGCCGGTTCCCGGTTTTCTTTCGTGATCATCTACGGTCGGCGCAGGCTGGGCAAGACCCGCCTGATCCAGGAATTCGTCCAGGACAAAAACGCTCTGTATTTTCTGGCGGACACCCAGGCCGACCTGCTGAACCGGCGCAGGCTGCAACATCTGGCGGCGGAGCAGCTCGGGGACGAGCTTCTGGCCGGAATCGAATTTCCGGATTGGGATGCGATGCTGCGCTACATCGTGCAACAATTCGAGGCCAGGGGCCGAAAATTCGTCCTGGCCATCGACGAATTTCAATACCTGGTCCAAACCAATCCCGCGACGCCCTCCTTCTGGCAGCGCTTCATTGATGAACATCTGGGCCGGACAAACTGCATGCTTATCTTTTGCGGCTCCATCGTTTCCCTGATGCACAAGCACACCCTCAGCTATTCTTCGCCGCTTTACGGACGCCGCACGGCGCAAATCAAACTGAACGCCCTGGATTTCAGGAGCTTTCAGGCTTTCTTCCCGGATGCGCCCCGGACCACCCAGGTCGAGCTGTACGCTCTGCTTTCCGGCGTTCCCAAGTACCTCGAATTGTTTGAATGTAGGCAGAGCGTCCTGGCCGGCATCCGTGAGAATTTCTTGGATCCGTCCAGCTTTTTCTATCAGGAGCCGCGTTTCCTCCTGAACGAGGAATTTTCCGCCACCGCGACGTATTTCTCCATATTGCGAACCATGGCGGCGGGCGAACACAAGCTGGGAAAAATCGCCGCGCGGATCGGTCTGCCCGGCAACAGCGTCACTTCTTTCATGAACAAATTGCGAGACCTGGAGATCGTGCAAAGAGAAGTCCCCGTTTTTGAACAGAATCCCGAAAAATCCAAAAAAGGACTCTATTTTTTCAAGGATCATTTCCTGAATTTCTGGTTCACATTCATTTTTCCCAACATGTCCTACCTGGAAATGGGCAACACGGATTACGTCATGCACCGGATTGAGCGCTCGTTTCCCGAGTATTGCTCCCTGGTCTACGAAAAGGTCTGCCGGGAACAGCTTGCCGCAACCCCGCCGTTTCCCATGTCCGCTATCGGCAGGCACTGGGACGGGCGCATGGAAATCGATATTGTTGTCCTGGGGGAACATGACGTCCTCCTTGCGGGATGCAAATGGTCCAACAGCATGGTCGGGGTGAACGTGTTCCGCGATCTGCGGACCAAAGCCGACATGCTGGATTCCGGATTGCTTGCCGGCAGAACCATCCGCTACGCGCTGTTTTCCAAATCCGGTTTTACGAACGATATGATCCAGACGGCTGAAAAACAGGACATTGCCCTGTTCACGTAA
- a CDS encoding substrate-binding domain-containing protein, with amino-acid sequence MVRTSFGAVLFLMVVMYLITPSAWAQADRVLSISGATTVQPVAEQVGMLFTERTGIPVSISGGGTGAGLRNTISGDSDIGMVSRSLRDDERMAVDHLTVGHDALVFIVNSRNPLHRIDRETILRLFSGNETQWRQVTDWDERVELVTKEVGRATLDLFEGYTGLHHPDKQPGSRGSITRNAHEIGANVEALMLVGGLPGAIGYVSMGAAGILVEQGLPVRILELDGVTATVPNVLSGAYPIGRELNFVFTEREGAIGTFLDMVMSSEGQRVVESLSFIPARGR; translated from the coding sequence ATGGTTAGAACGTCATTCGGAGCAGTTCTTTTTCTTATGGTCGTCATGTACTTGATCACGCCGTCTGCCTGGGCACAGGCAGACCGTGTCCTGTCCATTTCCGGTGCGACCACTGTGCAGCCCGTCGCCGAGCAGGTCGGCATGCTGTTCACCGAAAGAACCGGGATACCGGTTTCCATCTCCGGAGGTGGTACCGGGGCCGGTCTGCGCAACACAATCTCCGGAGATTCGGATATCGGAATGGTCTCCCGCTCCCTGCGGGATGACGAGCGTATGGCCGTGGATCACCTCACCGTCGGCCATGATGCGTTGGTCTTCATTGTCAACAGCCGGAACCCCCTGCACCGTATTGACCGGGAAACGATCCTGCGGCTGTTTTCGGGAAACGAGACCCAATGGCGACAGGTCACGGACTGGGATGAACGCGTGGAACTCGTGACCAAGGAAGTCGGCCGGGCAACCCTGGATCTGTTCGAAGGCTACACCGGCCTGCATCATCCGGACAAGCAGCCCGGTTCGCGAGGATCGATCACCAGAAACGCCCATGAGATCGGAGCCAACGTGGAGGCGCTGATGCTTGTGGGCGGCCTGCCGGGCGCCATCGGTTACGTCTCCATGGGCGCGGCCGGTATCCTGGTGGAGCAGGGTCTGCCCGTACGCATCCTGGAACTGGACGGCGTAACGGCTACGGTGCCCAACGTCCTGTCCGGGGCCTACCCCATCGGCCGGGAATTGAATTTCGTGTTCACGGAGCGAGAAGGTGCGATCGGCACGTTTCTGGACATGGTCATGAGCTCCGAGGGCCAAAGGGTTGTCGAGAGCCTGAGTTTTATTCCAGCAAGGGGGAGATAG